In a genomic window of Punica granatum isolate Tunisia-2019 chromosome 6, ASM765513v2, whole genome shotgun sequence:
- the LOC116212126 gene encoding precursor of CEP5-like, whose translation MAARAMHLLAWLSLLLVMSLQVQMIQGRQMRLAMHQKQSSNHYYPDSKSYKNLHDNSSNAAAVVTTPTLPSPNAAATMSTPPPPPSRSMDDFRPTAPGHSPGIGHSTHN comes from the coding sequence aTGGCGGCTCGAGCAATGCATCTCTTGGCTTGGCTCTCTCTCCTCCTTGTTATGTCCCTGCAGGTTCAAATGATACAGGGAAGGCAGATGAGACTGGCGATGCATCAAAAACAATCCTCGAATCACTATTATCCTGACAGTAAATCGTACAAGAACTTGCACGATAATAGCTCCAACGCTGCCGCCGTGGTCACTACACCAACACTTCCCTCACCTAATGCGGCGGCCACAATGTCAacacctcctcctccgccgAGTCGGAGCATGGATGACTTCAGGCCAACTGCTCCCGGTCACAGTCCTGGAATCGGGCATTCGACTCATAATTAg